In Cyclopterus lumpus isolate fCycLum1 chromosome 13, fCycLum1.pri, whole genome shotgun sequence, the genomic window ttcagtgtcttgctcaaggacacttggacatttaaatctacgtttgtttagtttgtgtttaaatttaaatgtaggtgtttgtttgtgtgaagtaatggaactaataactgtcacacaaggtgccaccagatcacatatatcatatatatcacatatatcatatatatcacatatatcacatatgttccaatttaaaacacagagggctcaaccctcgggagcaatttaggttcagtgtcttgctcaaggacacttggacatttaaatgtaggcgtgtgtttgtgtgtgtgtgggtgtagtgtgatactatctcagccacgggtgattcctcatctgctccagggtgaaccgctgatccggattcacatgcatgcacgccTTGTAGAAATCTTTGCaatctggagagaaagaaagagaagaaagggtgAGGTCCTGTGATCCATCACAACGTGAATAGATTTGTGTCTGCCgacatatttgtgtatgtttctcTTACATTCGGAAAGCCACCAACTGTTCTTCAGCTTCTGAAAGGACAGGTGCCCGCTAGATGCCACGCCTTGGAGCATGGCGAACAGGACCACTCCGATCTGGTATACTGTCGAGGGTCCGGCTTCGTATTCCTGCCGACGGTGCCACTCTGGGGGGACGAAAgaacctaaaatatacagacataataaagagacagtgaggaggaggagctttgtttcaatgtaaaagtcaccGATGAGTAAtgttaataaagagcaggagtgaAGCTGGACTTCTTACCATAAAAGTTGCTATAggtgtctccgtctccgtcgAAGCAGCTCAGACCGAAGTCGATGAGGCGAACTCGCGGCGACTTCATGCAGGTCTCAATAAGAAGATTTTCGGGTTTAATGTCCCGGTGGAAAACGTGCTTCTGCTTGAGGTCAATGGCTGCATCCAGCAGCTGATTAATTAtaatctgaaagacaaaaagagagagttgagggatcagagatgatgcttggacatgttttcatggctgtgactctgagatgactacagcagcttaccttGGCTTCCGTTTCTATCAAGTGGCCTCCTTTGCCTTGGATGTAGTTGGCGAGGTCTACGGCCGGCAAcggtctctccagcaccaggatcagccCCTGTTCCTCAACGTACCAGTCCAGTAGGTCAACTGGTGCTGAATGCCGCTCTGAGTTGGCCTGTAGATGCTCTAGGACAgcgacctccatggggatcgTGTACCCATCATCTTCTTGGTAAAGGGTGAGATGGTGTTTCCTGTCGATATGCTTGATGGCGACCTAAGAGATagaaacaagactttttggttacactttCTGACcgtactgtgcatgtgtgtgtctgcatgtgtgtgcaagaaAATGTGAGGAACACTTACGGGTAGATTATCCGCTCTGCGGTAGCCAGCAAACACGCATCCAAAAGATCCTTGGCCAAGTTTCTTCAGCTGCTGGTACTTGGCCTTAAACACGTCTGACTCGTCTAGAAGCCTGTACTTCTTCTCAACCGGTCCTTCATCGTCGACCGCCTTCCTCTTAGCGCTTCCCTCGCTCAGAGCCGCCTCGggtgtgtttctgctttctagagatgggagaaaaaacatcacgACATGAATTTACCGGCATTCGTAACACGAGCGAGGACAAAGAGTCCCTCAAACTAAAAGACAAGACGATCATTCAAGGtctcttaaatcatttataGCAGAATAATGGTTAAAATATCGGCATAAAgcttaccagtgtcctctgagctgAACAACTCACCGCTCCACGGGAAGGGGCCCGGTTTCCTGCTTCTTTTCCAGGGtgggctttccccatcttctgtccgtttcctctttcctcctccatcgACAACACCAATGTCTTCTGAGCTGGACGGCAACTCATCGTTCTGCGGGGAGGAGTCCCGTTTCCTACTTCTTTTCCTCggtaggctttccccatcttctgtccgtttcctcttccctcctccagcGACGACACCAATGTCTTCTGAGTTTGAAggcaactccttctccttctccacagctGTGAAGAGCTTTCCAAATACTTTACCCATTATAACTGGAGACGGCTGAAGAGCTTTCGTAAAAACGTTGGTGTTTGTTGCTGCAAGGCTGGATGGACTATATATAATGGAACTGGCACGGAATGTTCAAGTGCTGTACATTCCGGGCCTTTAAGGTCACAGCCTGTGACATCACCGTGTTCcgtaatatgcaaatgagggtaAATTCTGTGTGTTTATACGTAACCATGGAGGTATCCACTGAATACATTCATACGGTGCATTCAATACGCATACACCCACTGTTCtcgattttacataatttcttaaattcacttttttaaagGGACTTGCATTTGAAACATACCCATGGGTTATACATCAAACATTGCAGAACAATCTCAGATATCTATTTAATGGAGCACCAGTTGTCTTTAGGCTACAGTGTAAAGAAGTTATTTGGCCCTGAAGCTAAAAAGTTGAAGTCTGATTTATTAAGattcttcaaatctcttgtgaaaacatacctttaTTAAATTGGTTTACCAAAGCCTTAAGTTCACAAAAGCGGTGgcatatatgaataaaatagtagatgcatgtaataaatgtctaaaaccaaattTTGTAATATAGTTTTTTGAGTAaaagtgttgtctgtcactctactttcaccaaatgtgagagagacagatgaaatgggactgagaaatgacttTATACTACAGATCaagcattatgggatgtatgcaaataaGAAATGAGCACTAAaaccgtttttttgttttcaaactatatatttacttcatattttagtcctatatataaaaacaaacgcTTTACTAACTGGAAACTATAGTGTAAGGTGGGAGGTCCTTAGTGATTTCCAAAgtgttcattggttagtttcacCTCGTTGTTCAACACGTTCCAGTGAAACGTGGAGCAAAGCTCACACAGCTCCAAAtagttttgatttgattttgattaaAACACTTAACATTGTAAAGATGAAGGTTATTTCACTCCAGAAAATAcctcaaacagaacatttacTGCTGAAGTCCTTGGTTAAAATGAATCTTCATATTGAATAGAATCTcttgaataatataatatattgtacggTAGGTCAATCTCTGCCCTAACTCATTGGCCACAATttattttgcaaaaataaaacctttCGGTAGATTTCAGCCAATCTTcccaaaattattatttaaataatcctTTTATTTTCATACGGCACCTCATTCTTATCATGTGCTGCTTTGTGTAATTCCAACCGTATTCTGATCAGAGGTGCACACATCTACTTTCAGTGACCCCGCAAGActctaaatattttaattattgaaaaTCACTAAAGTAGATGATTGAACAGCATTGTTAAGAGTCCCTTTGTGTCCTCTCTGATCTTCTGTCATACAGTTGATCCACTCAGTAAAGGACCATTAATATTCACTATGAGCCACTTATTGTTCACGTCATAACTCCATGACTCAGAACTGCAGAGGAACTAATCTCCGTAAATGTGGTTCTCATACATATTGGTGTTCCATCAACTGTGTGGTAACACAGTCCATAATACACACATGATCTTTGAGTTACCCGTTCCCCATCTTACACGTCACCTTCTGGAGCTCCAGACCAACACGGTCCATCAGTGTTCTCTGTGTGCTGCGTCGTGAACCTTGGAGTCAATGACGCATTAAAAGTGACGGAGGCTGGGTGCCGTTGAAGCCTCTCCTTCGCTCTGACTCCGCCCCCTCCTCACTCTGACTCCGCCCCCCTCCgtctttccatcttttttttacttcttatCTTTGAAAGGCAAGAACATCAAATACAGTGAGATACCCGAGGCCAACGGAGACGGAGAGGCGGAGGCCATAAAGAAAGAAACGGGAAAGTAAATGCAGACGGACGACATCGAGTCCAGGAGACGCACGTCCTCAAGTTCAGTTCGGTGTGAATCAACTGAACTCAGATCAGTGCTGCTGGATGACTTGTTGTGACAGCTCTGGTATTACTGTGAGAGTCAATCATACGCTGTTCaccctctcatctctctctttttatttgttcgGTCCTCTGCGGAGAGAAAAACCTCTCGTGTGTTATTGATATTGACGGATCAGATCAGAACTCTGAGCGGAGGAAATtatacaaacatctggaaaCTTGATCTGTCTCTCTTCAGACAGACGGCGAGCGATCGGAGTGAAGACGGTTGAGAGAGGATTATTTTAAGATCTCATGTACAGCAATCACATGCGTGTGCATTATGTTTATTGACGTCTTGTATGTGGCTCACTTTATgaagcgcacgcacacacacacacacacacacacaacagagttCATCTTCACAAGAGTCCAGTGGTTCAGTGAGAATTTAATTTCACACAGTAGCTCACATATATTGAGctgcacaatgtgtgtgtttgtgcatctggAAATTATAGAAGCAGGAAATATCGTGAAGTGTGCAGCTCATAACTCTTCATATTGGGGTTTCACTTCTAGAGGAGTGGGATCAGATAACGGGGTTGAATCGCACCACGTTCAAATCCATCTGAGGCGTATTGTTTATGTTGGAGAGGATGCATTCGTGGAGATGGGAAGTTTTTTTGCGATGCATTAAAGGAATACATATTGACACCCAGTCCCGACGTGTTGGAGACTCACGCTAGAGGGAAACCTAGTGAGTGGATCTCCAAGGCCAAAGGGCGTCGGCTACAGGAGGTCTGTgctgagttgtgtgtgtgtgtgtgtgtgtgtgaggctgtgttgGTCCTCGCTATGTACACAAGACAATATTGACTGTAAAAGCAACGCAGCGTCGATGGAGGTCTGCACTGCACTTTTATTGCTCTGCAAattgtttgaaataaatattaaaacaaacactggtGAAGCTTGTAAAAGAATACATAAAAAGCTTCTAAAAACATCTCACTCAATATTAAATGTGAGACCCACTGCAATGGGAGTCTCTTCTTGTGTTGCGAGTGCTATATAATCCACTCTGTCTCTTAGcactatttaaatattaatgcgCAAATTATCTTCAAAAGCAGCGCGCGtttgattttcttcttcaaatgATTAAGTATGAGACAGATatgtttttcccctttttatttagttttgtcaAGACAAGTTTATCTGGATAGAACCAACGACAACAagacaattcaaagtgctttgaaTACAACACgaaagacattaaaaaatatatgaaaataaacacaaaaatatgaaaagatcattataaaaagtacacaaatacatttcttaaatgtaagtagaatataaaataaatgtaatactatactaaatgtaatataataaatttAATACtatactaaatgtaatattatactaaatgtaatattataataaatgtaatatactaaatgtaatattataataaatgtaatattataataaatgtaatattatactaaatgtaatattgtaataaatgtaatattgtactaaatgtaatattatactaaatgtaatattataataaatgtaatattataataaatgtaatattatactaaatgtaatattgtaataaatgtaatattgtactaaatgtaatattatactaaatgtaatattataataaatgtaatattataataaatgtaatattgtactaaatgtaatattgtactaaatgtaatattataataaatgtaatattatactaaatgtaatattgtaataaatgtaatattgtactaaatgtaatattatactaaatgtaatattataataaatgtaatattataataaatgtaatattgtactaaatgtaatattgtactaaatgtaatattataataaatgtaatattatactaaatgtaatattataataaatgtaatattgtactaaatgtaatattgtactaaatgtaatattgtactaaatgtaatattataataaatgtaatattatactaaatgtaatattataataaatgtaatattatactaaatgtaatattgtaataaatgtaatattgtactaaatgtaatattatactaaatgtaatattataataaatgtaatattataataaatgtaatattgtactaaatgtaatattgtactaaatgtaatattataataaatgtaatattatactaaatgtaatattataataaatgtaatattgtactaaatgtaatattgtactaaatgtaatattataataaatgtaatattatactaaatgtaatattataataaatgtaatattgtactaaatgtaatattatactaaatgtaatattataataaatgtaatattatactaaatgtaatattatactaaatgtaatattatactaAATGTAATACTATACGATGAACATTACTTTGCAGTGGACTGAGAGTTGCAGCAGATTTCTGGGAGCTTGTTCTGGACATGTGATGTAAGATGTATTATGGTATATGTGGTGCATTCATACTGAATGCTGCTCCTCCACGTCTCGCTATGACTCTGGGGACGTGAAGCAGACTCGTCCCAGATGATCTGAGAGGTCTGGATGGTTCATAACGGAGTCGCAGAgcagaaatgtcttttttaaagtCAATCATTTGACAAACAGGAAGCCAGGAAGGGCCACGAGATGTATTAAGATATGTGACCCCCGTGGGAGCCGGTCTGAGATCCAAGGATTGATGTCGTGTTTCAGAACACCTGACATTTAAAACCACAGCGCTGGTCCATCCAAGCCTCATTCCTCCACAGGCCCTCTTTCTATCACAAAGGTGGAGACGTGATGCCGGCCGAGATAACAcagattttttggggggggagggggatcgCTCGTGTCTGAAATGTCACTTTCTCAGATGAGAACGGGTCCAAAAGGAGACGAAGATGTATTCTagaagaggagatggaaaaAGTAGAGGCTTCATGTCCTCCATGGTCCTTTTTATAGCTGCTGGCCATGATGACGATGTTTGATTCTGATGGTGCTGTGGCTCGATGGTCCGTGAGAAAGCTATCATGTagtgaggaaatggaaaaaGGGAATTTACTTTTTTCCGCCCCACAATGTCTTCCTTCTAAAATCTCACCGTGGGAGAatcctctctctccgtctgggACGAGGACGGACGAGTTTGAAACCAAGTGGCAGTTTTCTGTGTCTCACATCCACTAAAAGCAGATTCCAACCTCTCGAGAATGTAAACTCTCATGAGCTCAAGAGTTGAACTGTTCCTGAATCTACTCAAACACGTCAGAAGCCTCAGTGTTTGGGCACGTGTACGTCAATGAGTTTATTGATATGAATTGATCTCCTCTTGACAACCGTTGCATGCGTTTTGGCCGTGAGAGCTGAAATGAGATTCACACGAAAACATCAAACACAGAACCTTTAGAGACGgaacaaagctttttttctatcttttgtGAAGCTTTCGCACGGCGGAGACGTCCAGCGTACGGCCGCGaagtttgatttcattcataAACGTGTGGAAGTTGTGCGTGCCGCGTCGTTGTCGTCACGACAACGCAGATGTGGCCCGTTAACGTATATATTCAACGCATACATTTCTCGTTCAAATTGATTTCACATGAATGACTTGCATGACGAGATGAGACTATTTCAAGAAATTGcgcatttaaataaagttattgtcCATGTGTGACTTGGATACCGGAGTTGAAAAGCTAGTTCCATTATCAGCTTTTGGCCTTTTCAGAGCCTTTCATCTGTCATCGTTGAGTTGAGGCTGTTTGCGTTCTAATCTTCCCTTTTTTTAGCCTCTTTTTCCtccatgaaatattaaaaacgTGTCACACAGCACACCGATGTGACATGAGGTGTTATGACTTACCATTGATGGTGTTATTTCCTCTGTTTGAGTTGAGCCGTTTGTGCTAATGTCTCCAGAATGGTTCCCATAACTGCTCTGAGATCAGGTCATCAAACTCATCACTAGTCCTCTAGACGTTCACCGCGTCTCTAAAATGTCATTCATAACTGAATCACGAGACTACAGTAACTAGTTCCTCCATATCGACCACTCGGGAggacaaagagaggagaggaggaccagTCAGGGTTTGGTCTCCTATCGATGTGTGAACTGGATCCAGGACCACAACCAACTGGTTGTATCATTAAACAGCGAGACATCTTTCGGACCACATTGTGTCAGAAAACTATTAATAATCTGTCGTATGAGTATGTGCATTATGGAGCCTGTTTGATGTATTACGGGATGGATGGAGTCCATAGCATTCGTTTTTGATATTTCAGAAGAAGAAGGGGTTGCGTCAGACTGAACAGAATACGAGATATGAAGGACTTGATATAGCGAGAGGAATCGCGGCCACAATGAAGACGGGAGGGGCAGAAGAGAAGGGGAATAAAGGAAGGAAATAAAGAGCaaggagaggaacagagaaggctgagggggggggggaatgaagaGATGGGAGCAGCAGGAGGCTGAGTGCtgtgctctctcactctctaaACACTTCTATGAACACAAGTCTGCACCACATGGATCACACCGAGAGATGACTACAGAGAGCATGAAGAATATTGACTATTTAACTCCAGCATCTGCAGATAGAATCAAGAGACATACTTATGAATATAATCATGATGTCCACCTTCATTCTAAGGAGTCTGTGTTCTGTCTCATCCTTAGTTTCCACTCTTCAAACTGGACCTGCTCATAAGACCGAGAGATCTCCACCTCAGAACTCGCTCAAACATTTCACTTATAATCCACGTTGATGTTCATGTTGGCTGAGGATGATTCAGTTCATGTGTTTTTGGTGTTCGGTTGCTCACTGtttgtccttttctctttctctctgtttcttggGATGCTGTTTCCTGACTCTCTCCATCCTGAACGTTCGTCTGTGGATCTTGAAATGCAGGTAAAACACAACGAGTGCTGATGTACATGACggatgaggctgtgtgtgtgtgtgtgtgtgtgtgtgtgtgtgtgtgttactgatcAGGGCTGCTACCTACTCAAAGCCCCGCAGCTCTTTCTTAGCTCGCAGCTGTTTTTAAGGAAATCATTAAACGGCTTGTTTCCTGTTGCTGAAGCATTTCcgtcctgcagcttcctcctacGTCTGAGTTGATGTTGACCGCGTGTGTTGCTCGTTTCTGTTGGTTCACCACATGCAGGGACAGACATGTGGTTAGTCGGTGTTGCTGTGATGTGTTGCATTCGTCAGGTTTCAGCTTTCTCGGTGACAGAACTGCTCGCAAATAATAACGTCTCGTTTTCAGAATGCTaaacagctctgtgtgtgtgtgtgtgtgtgtgtgtgtgtgtttcctgccgTACTCTAGCTGATCTCAAGTCAGCAGCTCTGGAGCAGGTTGTCATTCATGAGACAGTCAGATTTATTCCAACTGTGACTTTTAAAagaagcattttctttttcgCAACAGTGTCGCTCATGCATAACAAGCTGGTGTATAAATGCAGAGCAGTATTTAGTGTGAAAGTTATCTTTATGGACAAAAACACATCGTGGGGTTTCTTCCAGGCTCATTTTTGATTGTTAACCAAGCCTCAGTTAACTCTGAAACAGCTGTTTGATGACACATTTACAACCTCATCTGTTATTATCTCATTGTTGTTAAAAAATTATCCTCCAGCATCTCTCTGCATTGACAATCAACACGTTTAAAATAACCATTTGAGTCCAAAAGGTTTCTTGCAATGCCTAAAGACTTCATAGATGGATACATGGAGACATGTGAGGCTACAGGAGGCAGCTGAGAGAGGAAGTCGTCTGGTACCATTGTCTTCCACACATTATGCCATCACGTACATCAGCGCCACTACTTTATCCATACCTTGATGATCACGTcctgcatgcacacatataATGCTATGCGGTTCTTTTGAGAGGACGCTGTGGACTCCAGGACTATTCCTCCATGGTGGAATAAAAAGAGCCCCAGCGGGCTTATATGGCAGTGTTTGACTAGAAGTTACGCATCGGAAACACAGTTCTTCACGGCAGACGTGGTGGATGGTCTTCATCTGGAGGGAGGGCCTGGTCTGACAGGAAATGTGGACGTGAGCGAGCTAACAAGTCTGCAGAGACTCAACAGGAGAATCCTCAGGGGAACTACTGaggtctctctcccttttctgttCAAGAAAGAACTAAAGAATAGAAAGTTTGTCAGTTTGCTCAATAATTGAAAGTTACAGATTCACAGGTCGGCTTCTAccccacatttctttctttcttcacagaTCCATATTCACAGCATACCTATGTGTCAAATGTCAGATCTTCTCAAAAGAAGTTGGCAGTTTTAATGCAAACCAATGTTTGGAAGTTGCTTTGAGACGTTTCTTCTGCTCCAAAGAACAGGAGCCTTTCATGTCGTGTCCGCCCAGGGATGTTCTACTCTGTtgtggcattaaaaaaaacaacagactcATCAAAGGTTTGCATCCAAGTTGCAGTTAAACACACAGCTCCTCACACCATTCCTCTTTCCCTCAGTGTGTCTTTTTCCCTTCACACACTGCAGCGTCAAAAAGTCCCACGGTAGCTTCAGTGTCAAATTAAAACCTGACGAGACGAACCAAATGGTCCTTAAAGGGTCCGTGAGGGTCATGCGTGTCAGAAAGTGAGATGTTTGACCCTTAACTTTCTCCGTATAAATGATCCTGGTTCCACTTTTCGTTCCGGTTCCACACGATAGTTTCTATTGTAAGTCAGAGATATATAGGGCATCATCGTCAGGAAAGAAGTGTAGTGAGAAGTGTAGTTATTTTCAGCACAGGCGAAGCCCTCTGCTGGACTCTCTATACTCAAGAGCACGCATTGGCCCACTAAAAAGTGTACATAACATTACACAACCAGCTGTGGTGGGATCACTTCAGGCTGCTTTGATGTGTTTACTTCGCTTGCGATAAGAGTGAGGAAGAGCACGAGATCGACGGACGCCGAGGTCCCCGGCCGATTGCTGCCTTTGATCACCCCTCGCTGAGACgccggcttcttcttctgcagatgACGAGGTCGACGATATCTCATCCGTGTCCGATGCGTCGGCCCCCTCGTCGGAGAGCTTTCCTCGTCACGGCTGTTACGTTCCTTCTGCCCGCCCACCTCAGGCAGCTTTCATCATCTCACCCCTTCTCCCCCAACATACATTAGTGCGTTCGATGCGTCACGGCAGCAGCCACTGAAGACAGGAGCCACAGCTGCAGGTCTTGGTGGATTCACTCCAGGTGCATCGCGGCACTTATTCCGGCATTATAACGACTTTCAACGGGCCACAGGACAGGGATGGGGGGGCGAGGTGAACCAGGAGAGAGCGATTTAGTCCTCTAGCCTACCCATGTTTTTAAACCCTCGATTTCTGTGAGCTGCATGAAAAATGGGTGCTGTGACAGTTTAATAAAGTTAAGAGGTTTCTGCTGTGGAGGTTCAGATCTACACTTTAGGCTGTCATGGTCGGGCATCTATCAGAGCTGTACGAGACagaaaggagacagaagagaaggCTGCACTGCAACCGAGtcacaaagagagaaataacaCCGTTTTTACCCTTGAAACTTGATCGGTTTTATCTGACTTCTCCAAACGTGGTAGAAACTTGTCTCCTCGCACACCAGAGTGCAAATCTTACTCTCTCCCGCAGAGCTCTTTATCACTCAATTACTACTGAGTTACCTCATAGgctttatatttaaatactCCAGCAAATCGGCCTCGATCCAATAACCTCCAAACGATTCAAATATCGACtataatttcatttattttggcaAAAGACACTTTTCTTTCCCATTCAGATACAAATAGTTTCACGCTTGACAGCGTATTTGTCTTCACGCATAATGAGAATTGCTggtattgaaaaaaaaacgagcTGACCTTAAAACTGTGGAATTTTAAATCGCGGCACCACCCTCGGATGCCTTTACTCATGCATTATTCCCAAAAATAATATGAATTGCTGAATCTAGACAAATGGTACTC contains:
- the LOC117741817 gene encoding serine/threonine-protein kinase pim-2-like; this encodes MGKVFGKLFTAVEKEKELPSNSEDIGVVAGGGKRKRTEDGESLPRKRSRKRDSSPQNDELPSSSEDIGVVDGGGKRKRTEDGESPPWKRSRKPGPFPWSGELFSSEDTESRNTPEAALSEGSAKRKAVDDEGPVEKKYRLLDESDVFKAKYQQLKKLGQGSFGCVFAGYRRADNLPVAIKHIDRKHHLTLYQEDDGYTIPMEVAVLEHLQANSERHSAPVDLLDWYVEEQGLILVLERPLPAVDLANYIQGKGGHLIETEAKIIINQLLDAAIDLKQKHVFHRDIKPENLLIETCMKSPRVRLIDFGL